The following nucleotide sequence is from Pseudomonas putida S13.1.2.
CCCGCCCGATACGGGCAAAGCGCAAGAACAGCTGCTCGACCCGCTGCTGGTGAAACTGGCGCGCCAACGCGGCCCGTTCAGGCCTGCGCAGCAACGTATTGATCACCACCGGTGCCTGTAACGCCGAAGATAGCGACTGGAAGATACCGTTGCCCGACAGCGGATCCACAGCCATCGCGGCATCACCCACCCGTATCCAGTCCTGCCCGACACATTCGCCCGCCAAAATCGCCGTACTGCTGCGCGCATGCACCTGCGCTGGCACCCGCGCCCGCTCATCGAACAGCTCGGCCACCAGCGCACTGCTGGCACGCCGCGCCGCGCAGTAATCCGCCAGGCCAGCCTTGCCCGGCAGCCCTCCGGCGTCCAAGGTGGCTTGCCAGTAGCAGCGGCCATCTTCCAGGCGCGCCATCCACGCCCAGCCATCCTCCAGGCTTTCCACTGCCGACGCAGGCGCCCCGGGGCTACCCTGCCAGACATTGAGCAGGCTGACCGTTTCCGGCCCGCGCAGGCGGTCCGCAGCCAGCGGTGCCTGACGGCCGCGGGCCTCGACGAGGAAATCAGCGATCAGTACCTGACTATCCTCCAGACAAACTTGATGACAGCCCTCGTGCACGACATCGCGCACCCGCCCCTCGACCACACTTACACCTGCACGCTGAAGGTCGTCGCGCAGCGCCCGGTCAAACCGTTGCCGATCCAGCAGAAATTCCTGGTTCATTTGCAGGTGCTGGCCGTTCCAGTGCACCTGCCGGGTGGCTGGCATGGCCGCCTGGTTCAAGGCCCCGCCAAGGCCCGCATGCCGCAAGCCCTCCAGCACCCTTTGCGAAACGCCTTCAACTGCCGCGAAACGGCGCCACTGCGATACCACCGTCACCGTGTAGCCCAACCGCCGCAGGCCAATGGCCGTGGCGGCACCCGCAGGGCCGGCCCCCAGTACCACAATGCGCGGTTCAGGCATGGCTGGCACCTCGTCGCTCAGGGCCGGTGAACGCTGCATTGCTGCGCAACCAGTCGTGCACCTGCTGACGGTTCATACCCGGCTCCTCACGCGTCAGCGCCGCGATCCTGCCGCTCAAGGCTGCGCAGCCCAAACTCGCGCCCGCCCTGCCCCCGGCCCCGACATAACCGCCAAAGTCCGCTTGCCGGGTGCCAAGCCAGGACCACTGCCCAGGCGCGCAACGGGCATCACCGGTAACCCGAATTACCCCAGGGTAGCTGGCCGGGTACACAGGCCCACCCTGCGCCGGGCTGGATGCACACAACAGCACACCCGCAGCCAAGGCTTCAGCGCAAGCCTGGTGCAGTACAGGCCGGTCCTGCTGCAAGCCCAGGCTGAGATTGATCAGCGTTGCCCCCGACTCCACCAGCCACAACAGCGCGGCAGCAACCTGTAACGCACTGGTGCTGGCCTGGGCGCCGAATACCTGGGCCACCAGCAACGGCACTGGTCCAGCCTCGCGTCGCAAGCCTGCAAGCACTGCACTGCCATGCCCTAGCTGGTCGGGCAGCATTTCGCCTTCACGCAGCTGGCCGCCTTCCAGCCAGAAACGGCGGGCGCCAAGCAAACCGCTGGCCTGCTCCGGCGAGCAGCCGCTGTCGATGATGCCAACGCACACGTCAGTGCCCATGCTTTATCACCTCCTGCGGCAGCACCTGCAACTGGCCATCATGCAGTTGCAAATGCAGGTCTGCATCGGCCAGTGTCGAAGCACGGTGGCTGATCAGGATGCGCGTGCGACCGGCAAACAGCTGATCGATGGCCGCGATCACTTCGCGCTCGGTGGCTTCATCCACTGCCGAGGTGGCCTCATCCAGCACCAGAATCGCCGGGGCCTGCAGCACCGCACGGGCGATGGCGATGCGTTGCTTCTGGCCGCCGGACAACTGCTGGCCACGCTCGCCCAGCAGGCCGTCCAGGCCCAACGGCAGGCTTTCGACCAGGCTGTCCAGCCGCGCCAGGCGCACCACCCGCTCCAGCTCTGCACGGCTGGCATCCGGCACGCCGTAGGCAAGGTTTTGCGCCAAGGTGCCACGGAACAGCACGATGTCCTGGCTGACCACCGCGATACGTCGACGCAGCGCGGCCAGGTCCAGGTCGCGCAGGTCGGCGCCGTCCAGCAAGATGCGCCCGGCGTCCGGGTCATAAAAACGTTGCAGCAGGTCGATCAGGGTCGACTTGCCCACCCCCGAAGCACCGCTGATGGCCACCTTGAGCCCGCCTGGCACGCATACCTGCACGTTGTTCAGCACGGCGCCCTGCCGCCCTTCATGAGCAAAGCTCAGCGCCTCCAGGCGCAATTCGCCCGGCCCGTCGGGCACGGGTTGCGGGTTGGCTGCCGGGCGCACGGCCACGGCCTCTCGCTTCAGCTCCATCACCCGCCCCAGGCTCACCGCCATGCGCTGCACCGCCACGTAAAGGCCCAGCAGGCTCTGCACCGGGCCTACTGCCATGCCCATGTAGGTGGAAAAGGCGATCAGCGCACCCAACTGCCAGGTCCCCTGGATCACCCACCAGCCGCCGACCAGAAATGCGCAAGCGCGGCACCAGGAGGTGAGCGTGCCGGGGATGGCCTGGGTGAAGAATTCGGTCACCTGCACCTTTAACAGCTGACGCATGTAGCCTTGGCCAAGCTGGTCCAGGCGCCCTGCCTCGCGGCCTTGCTGGCCGGCCGCCTGAATGAACTTCATTGCTGGCAAGGTCTCGACCAGGAACGACGACACATCCGCCGAACGCTCGCGCAGGCTGCGCACTTCGCGCTCCACCTTGCGCCGCATCCAGCGCAGCCACAGCACCTCGATCGGCACCAGCAGTGCCAGCAACAGCGACAGCTGCCATGACAGCATCAGCATCAACGCCACCGCGCCCACCAGGCCAATGACGGCAGATACAGCCGAGAACAGCGAATCCACGGCAAAGCGCTGGATCTCCGCCACATCGCCATCCAGCCGCGAAAGAATGTCGCCCATGCGCCGCCGCCCATAGAACGTCGGCGACAACTGCTGCAGGTGGCGGTACAGGTCATCACGCAGGGCAAACAGGATGCGCCCCGACAGCCGCGTGTGCAGGTAGCGGTTGACGCCTGCCAGCACCGTACCCAACAGGCCCGCGCCGATCATGATCGCCGCCATGTGCCAGAGGGTCTGGTAATCCTTGGCCAACAGCCCCTCGTCAATCAGCGTCTTCACCAGCCAGGGCTGTGCCAGCGCCAGCAGCGAGGCACCCAGCGACAAACCGAGCAACAGCCCGATGGCGCTCCGATGCGGGCGTACGAAACCATACAGCCAGGCCAACGCCTGGCGCAGAAGTGCAGGGTCGCTGGAGTCCACCAGCCTTGCGAACAATCGGCCCATGGTTAGCCGCGCAACTGTTTGAGCTTGCGGTACAGCGTCGCCCGGCTGATCCCCAGAGCCTCGGCCGCGGCGGAAACGTTACCCTGGTGGCGCGCCAGGGCGCCGCGAATCAACTCCAGTTCGTTGTCCTTGAGGCTGCCGGAGGGCGCCGTGCCGCTGGCCAGTTCGTCCAGCAGGCAGTCGGTGAGGTGGTCCAGGGTCAGCACCTGCTCGCCGTCCTCGCGCATGGCCAGCGCTGTGCGCACTACCATTTCCAGCTGGCGAATGTTGCCCGGCCAGTCGAAGCCTTCGAGCAATGTGGCCAGAGCCGGGTCCAGAGTTATACCGCGGGCACCGGCCTTGTCCAGCAGGCCCTGGATGATCTCCGCAAGGTCATCACGCTCGCGCAGCGCCGGCAAGCGCAGTGATACGCCATTAACCCGGTAGTACAGGTCTTCGCGAAAATGCTGTTCCTGCACCAGGCGTTTGAGGTCGCGGTGGGTGGCGCAGATCAGCGCCACATCAATGTCCTGCTCGTCGCCGGCACCCAGCGGCGCCACCCGGCGTTCCTGCAATACCCGCAGCAGGCGCGCCTGCAAGGCCAGCGGCATGTCGCCGATTTCGTCAAGGAACAACGTGCCACCATGGGCCTGCATCAGCCGCCCGACCATGCCGCCCCGGCGGGAGCCTGTGAAGGCGCCCTCGCGGTAGCCGAACAGCTCGGACTCGATCAAACCTTCGGGGATGGCCGCGCAGTTCACGGCCACAAACGCTTTGTCAGCGCGCGGGCTGGCCTGGTGCAGGGCCCGGGCGACCACTTCCTTGCCGGTACCGGTCTCGCCCAGCAGCAGCACCGGCAGGCCATTGCCCAGCCCCTGGCGGGCCATGCGCAGGTTGCGCGCCAACCGTGGGTCAGCACCGGCCAGGGCGTCGAGTGCCGGCGACTGCTTGCCCAGCGTCGGCTTGCTTGCCGGCGTGCTGCCATTGACCCGGCCATGGCGCGGTAACTGCAGAGCACGGAAGAAGAACTCGCCCTTGGCCGTCTGCACACTGCTCACCCCACCCTGCCACAGGCGCGCAATAAACGCAGGTGACCGCTCGCCGAGCAGGTCAGTGCTGCGCCGGCCAACCAGCTCGTGGCGCGGTACCTGCAACAACTGGCATGCACTGTCGTTGGCAGCCAGCACCTCGCCATCAAGGCTCAGCGCCAACAGGCCATGCCAGGCGCTGTTGAGGTATTGCGGGCGGCTGTGGAAGGCCAGCACCAGTTTCTCTGGGTGGCACAAACCAAACATGCGGCTCTCGATGTTGCCGGCGGCCAGCATCAGTGTCGACAGGCTGTCCTGCGGTTGCGCCATCACCCCTTCGCGGGTGATGTCGAGCACGCCGATCACCTCGCCACGCGGGTCACGCAGGGGTACAGAGGTGCAGGAAAACGGGCTGAGGCGGTCAAGGTAGTGTTCGCCGCAGTTGATCAGCGTCGGCCGGCCTTCCACCACGGCGGTGCCGATGGCATTGGTGCCGCGCAGCGACTCGCTCCAGCAACTGCCCGGGTGCAGGTCGCGCAGGCCCTCGCGGCTGAGCACGTGGGTCTGGCCCTCGATGGCCAGCACGTTGGCCTGGGCGTCGCCGAGGATGACGATGCCGGCCTTGCCCTGGCGTGCGACCAGGTAGTCCAGTTCCGGGGTGACGGCGTCGACCAGCAGGCGATTGCGCTCCAGCAGCATGCGCAGGTCGTGGCCCTGCTCCAGCCCCAGGCCGACCTGTTCGCCCTGCAGGCAATCCAGGCCATGGCCCAGGCTGCGGCGCCAGGACGCGTCGATCTCGTCGCGCAGCATGCCCAGCGGCAGCTCGCCTTCGCTGGCCAGCTTCAGGCGGGCCTGGCGGGATTCGTGCAGCGGGTCGTGGGCGTTTGTTATGAGTTGTCGCGCCATTTTCTACTCCGGCTGTGCCCTGCAAGGTGGCGGGGTACGGGCTTGGGAATTTTTTGCAGTGTGCGGGAGAAAAGGCTGGGCGTCATCTGGTTGATGGGTTGAGGGGGGTGTCATGGATCGCCGGGTGTTCGGCTGAGGTTTTGTGTGGGCGCATGAATCGAGCGCCGCCCGCGCGGCGCATCGCGACGCAAGGCCGCTTGTGTCTTGAGGGGTGATTAGAATCTGGAGTGAGAGCGGTGAATGGCAAGCTGAATGCCGGAGGTGCCTTGAGCACGTGTGGGAGCACAAGCTGCCATTCACCGTTCCACTTTGGCGAGAGCCCGAACAGTTGGATGAGGGCGTAATCTCGAACCACAAGCGTGGGCCAAGCCAAAGCTCTCTCACACTGTTAAGTCTAGGAGGTTTTGGCGATGGCTTCCTTCTTGGGTATCGATGTTTCCAGTCTTTCCCTTGATGCACTGGTGCGGCCCCAGGGCATCAAGATCAGCGTGCGCAACGATCCAGCGGGCTTTGAGGAACTGGTGAAGAGCCTTCGAGGGCTCAGCATCAAGCGCGTCTTGCTGGAATTTACAGGCGGCTACGAGCGTGATGTCATGCGCTTTCTCCAGGACGCCAGCTACAAGGTCATACGCGTGAACCCCAAACGAGCCAGATCGTTCGCGGATTCCTTGGGTATCAAGGCCAAGACCGATGCCATCGACGCCGCAGTGCTGGCCCATTTCGCTGAGGTCATTCCAGACAAGCCAACCCTGAAGACAAGCCCTGAAAGGGCCCTGTTACGGGAACTCCTTCAGCAGCGTGATCGCTTAGTCCAACAGCGAGATGACGACCGGCGGCGCCTGAAGCAGGCTCAGTCAGCGATGGTCGCTATTTTCCTGAAAACCAATCTCCAGCACTTTGCCTCGCAGATAAAGTTGGTGGAGCAAGCGATCAAGCGGCAGGCCACAGTGCTCAACGATGAACGGATTGCCAAATTGGACGAAGTCAAAGGCATCGGGATGGTAACCGCGACCAAGCTGGTAGCGCTCTTGCCGGAACTGGAGCATGTGGAGTCCAGGGAAATAGCCTCTTTGGTCGGTGTGGCCCCCTTCAATCACGACAGCGGAAAGTCCGTGGGCAAGCGCTTTATTTCAGGAGGCCGATTTGAGGTCAGGCGTGCGCTGTACATGGCGTGCCTGGTGGCGGTGTAACACAATCCAACGCTCAAAGCCCGATATGAGGCGCTGCGTGGGCGGGGGAAACTTGCGAAGGTTGCGCTTGTGGCCTGCATGAGAATCTTCATCGTGCGTCTCAACGCGATGTTCAGATCGGGCACGCCGTGGCGGGATGACTTACCGCAGCCCTGAAAACATGGCGCAGCTCAAATCAGTGTGGGAGCGGGTTTACCCGCGAAGAAGCCACCGCCGTGGATGGCACGGGCTTCGCCCGTGTTCGCGGGCGAGCCCGCTCCCACAGTGATCGCGCTCGCTTTCAGATGTTTTGCAATTCAGTTGCCCCGACAGATACTGCATAAACCTGAAGTCTGCGCGGTACCTGTGGGAGCGGGCGTGCCCGCGAAGAGTCCAACGCGGTGCATGGCACCGGCTTCGCCGGTGTTCGCGGCTAAAGCCGCTCCCACAGTGATCGCGCTAGCGCTTAGGTGTTATGCAAGACAGTTGCTCCCACATTTGTTGCAACGTGCCGAACCTGTGGGGGATGGGTTGCCGGCCTTGCTCGTTACCTGAAAACTGGCGCTGCCCTGTAGGAGCGGCCTTGTGTCGCGAACGGGCTGCAAAGCAGCCCCGGCGATATGTGCATCATGGCTGACATTCCGGGGCTGCTTTGCAGCCCGCTCGCGACACAAGGCCGCTCCTACAGCGACCGCGTGATCTCAAGATCGGCGCTGTATTTTTTAAAGTGGGCTAGCCAGCCCTCTCACAGTCAACTGTTGCCCCTCCACCCCATCCAGCAACGCCTCCACCACCGCCTTGGCCGAATCCAGCCCATGGTCGTTGCTCAACAGCAGATCACGACATGTCCCCTTGGCCAGTTCCAACGCCTTGAGGTTGGTCGCAAACGCCCCTTTCAGCAGCGTGGACAGGTGCACCAGCGCATCTTCGTAGTCCACTCCCGAACGTACGGCAAACAATGGCGGGTGGCTGCATTCACAGGTGGAAAAACTGGAGGCCGCTGTGGTGGCGCGAACGGGAGGATCAGGTAAGCCTTTTGTCATTGTGTCGCTCCTTGATTCACTGGAGCCGCCACAAATCGCTACCAAACGAAAGGGTGACGGCTGTACGCAGGTTGGTAGACCGGGAATCAAGGAAACCGGCGCGCACGGAGGCGCCCTACGCACAGCCGCCATAAAACGAAACAGCCGGGCACAAAAAAGCGCCAACTGTATCGCAGAGCGGGCGCTTGTGCGCCTTGATTGATCGCGGGCTACCAAACCCGGCTGCTGGATTGACAGCAGCGGGCAAAGACTACCGGGGTCAGGGAAGGGTTTCAAGCTGAGGGCATGGGTAGTAACACTTCTGTTGGCCGCACCGGCTGCTTCGCGGTCTTTCCCACGGTGCGACCAACATAGTTGAACCTTGGAACTTCAGATGTTTTCCGCTTATCGAGCTTTCACCGCCCCCGTGCGAATCGTCGCTGACTTCGCCCATGCCATGCAATATGAACGTCGACCCGTCAACTTTGAATTCCTTTCGCTCACCGGTCTGCTCGGATTCAAAATCAACGTCGGAGGTGACGACGGGTCGGCCCACCGCCTGGTCTTCCTCATCGTAGGTAAACTGCATGACCTGGTCCTTTGCCGTGGGAAGCTTGATTCGGATGACAGGAACCGCCTGGCCATAAGCTGCGTAATAACGGGCCTGGTCAAATTGCGCTAGCAAGCCCGCTTGCGTTTGACCCTCCACATAGAAAAATGCATACAAAGGCAAGTCTGCGCCCACGCCGACTTTCCAGACGGGAAGCAAAATCTCGTTGTAGCCAATCCACGCTTCTGCGCTCAGCCCCGCCCTGACTTTTATCGGCATCTCGAACCACTGCGCCTTCATGTTAGCGGGGGCTTCGCGCAGGTCCCATCCGCAGACTCGGGATTTCACGATGTCATCGTCGCTGTACGTTGCCAGCCACGCATCGGCATCCGTCACACCGACTTTCTGGCACGCATCGGTGGTGGCTTCAAACCCGTCATGCGGTCCGCATCCGTTCGCCGTATCGCGGTTGTCCGTTCCGCCATCGATTGGGAACGTGCACAACACTTCAAGATCGCGAATCTTGTTATGCGGGATGGCCTGGAGTGGCGGAAACAAAAAACCATTGAAGCGTTCCGCCGCCCTGCCGAAGTTGGTATCGCGGCGCACCCAGGAAAACGCGATGGCGCCTTTGTCCAGGTGTTTCTGGCTCGGGCCCCAAGGTAGAAAGTCTGGGCTGAAGCCTGTGGCACGCATTTCGATACCGCTGCATAGGTTACTCGGTTTATCAGGCCCGCCGCAGTCTTCGGTGACGGAATCATACCAAACCTTGAGTTGCGCGATTGCCTGCTCCCCGCGCTCGTTCAGCGCGGTCAACTGCTGTGATTTGGCTGTTTCACTTATCAATAACTGGGTCTATGCGACTGGGCGGGGGGCCTGCACAGAGGGCGTATGCGCCCCGCAACCGACCAAACTACCAAGGATTAAAAATAGCAGCCACATTCGAGTCATCATCAACGAGCACCTTTCCCAATTCATCTCAGCCCGCACATTGAGATATGTGCCGGGGGAGTTGATGCTATTTGCTCACAGTAAAAAAGTGGCGGCTACTAGCAGTTTTATCAGGTCATGGTCATGTCGTTAGCGATTCGGCGATGATGAATATTCAGGATGGCACCTTCAACGGGTTCTTTGCGGGTAAACCTGGCCACAGGGTTAGCGTGACCTCAAGGGGTGCGCATTACCTGTGCATGGCATATCCATGCCTCAAGGTGCTACCGCGATCAGTCAACATGTGCTGCAGGCGCCTGAGGACGCCTCATTGCGCAAGGCGAGCAAGTAAGGTAACAGCTACATACGCAGCCTGATGATTCAGGGCGCGCATGCTGTCTTGAGTCAACTAAGACCTGATTCCGAATCGAAATCTGCGCACTATTTGGGCGTTGATGGACATCGTGACCACCCACCGAATGAGGTGTTCCATTATTAAACCAAGGGCAAGGGCCATTAGTTTGTCACCACCCCCTTTCCTTATCCCGGGCTTCCTGTCTAAAAAATGAGTCCCTACGAATAATAGGCATTTCTATTTCCGCCCGCACGACAACCTTCCCAAACAACCGACTGTCAACCATCATTGCATTTCCGATCCTACCATACCCGTTGTCGAAGCCCTTACGAAACATCAGGAACTCTCTCTTTTCCGCGTACACGCCATAAACATGCGGCGTGAGACCTCTGGCTTCAGCAAAACCAGCAGATTTTGCAGCCAATTGAAATTTGTGAGCAAAATAAAATCCTTCCCCCATCAGTGCCTGACCGCTAGCGCTACCAGAGAATTTTGAGCTTAGCCCAGCTTCTAGCGAATCCTTGTGTTCAAGCGCGCCCCCGTGGTAGCCAATCAACGAATAGCCTTCAGGCACTGTTGTAGGCCGCTTAGCGGGTGAGGCAAGGGATAGCGAAGGAGATGCTTTCCTAGAACATCTAAATAAACCTGCAAAAAACCTTCCTATTCTAGAATGCCCTTCCGGATCTTGAAAGTTTACAGGATCCCCGAGGCAGTACACATATGCATTTATCCCACCAACAGAAAATGGGCTAACATTGTCCGGGCTATTGAACCGCATCAAGGATGCGCTGAACGCTCGATAGCCATTGCCTAATATATAAAATCCGCTTACCTGATCTATTCGCTCGCCATTAAAATTAAGCAGCCCTAGCCGATTCGAACAGTACCCATAAACCGAGTAAGCGGAATATTGTCGCAGCTTATTAGACACCACCATATTGATCACCTTTCTCATAGAGCGTCAACATACAAATTTCGCACCCGGCACTAGACTTAAACTTCAGCAATTCGAAACAGACGCGATAAAAGCGCACACCCACTCCCGCTCACGACTTGCTGACGGCAGGCCAACAGCCTGACGTCAGCCTGCGACCTTCTTCATAAGAAACCATACAGCCATCACATCCTGACCATCACTAGCCATTCACCTAGGGTAGCCGCCAGTCGAAAAAAACCAACTGGCAATTTTGATAATTGCACAAATCAAATTTCAGTCCATGGAAATTATCGACGCAGCCATTTGCCAATTGGTATATTGGGTCCCGAGGTCATAAGTCAGTGGTTACACCTCACGGCTGCTGATTCTGGCTCAGGTACTTGTCCACCGTAGCCTTGCCCTCCCCCGCATCGCCCGCCACCTGCCACAGCCGCCGTTCGATCCCTTGCGCCAGCAAGTGCCCTACCGCTGATTCAATCGCCGACAGCACGCACAGCTGCGCCGGTTCGTTGGTGGTATAGCCCACCTCGGCTTCGAGCAGCTTCTTGAACTCGATGAACTTGAACACCCCGGCGCTGCGGCCGACCGAGTAGATGGTCTTGCTGGTCATCACGTTGGCCAGCACCTGCCCGGTGCGCACGTCCACGGCGCGCAGGTTCACGGTTACCTGGTCCACCCGGTACTCGCGGGAAATATCGATACCCAGGTAGCGGGCACCCTCGCCGCCGCTGCGCACGTTGGTGTCATAGGCAATGATGCCGCCCTCCAGCATCAGGTTGGCGGCCTGCAGCGGGGGCAGTTCGCCCATGATGTTCTCGGCTACATCCGGCTTTTTCTGCGAAGCACGGATGATCTTGCGCTCGGTCAGCAGGTTCTGCAGCCCTTCACGCTCCAGCACCACGAACCAGCCGCTGGCACTCAGGGCGTCCATCAGCATGCTGGCCGCGCCCTGGGTGACGCTGGTGGAGAATGAACTGGCCGGGGTGGGCTTGTACTGCCCGGTCTGGTCGCGGAAACCATACACCACTGCCATCAGCCGGCCTTTGGGCCGTGGCATGTTGATCAGGTCGTAGTAGGTCGAGGCCCGGGGTGTCAGGGTCGGGGTTTCCGAGTCCTGTTCGGCCGACATGGGTTCGCGCAGGCTGCAACCAGTTTGCAGGCCCAGGGCGGTGAGGATCAGCAGCGTGCTCAGCAGACGTTTCATGGTGTTCTCTCCCCAACATAAAGCCCTTCCCTCTCAGGGGTTCAGGCCGCTGACCTCAATGATCGAAATCTCTCCTGTGGCACGATCGGTGACCTTGATGCTCAAGGCCCCGGAATCGTCGATGACGTCGATGAGAAACGCATCGGTCGCCATGCTGCCGGTGCTGCCGTTACTGATGTTGTCCAGCAACTGCGACAACATCCGCGACTCCAGCTGGTTGCTGAAGCGCTCCAGGGCCGTTGTGCCTGTAAAGGCCGAGGCACGGTCCTTGAGGTCGGGGTCGTCGTAGTCGTTCTGCGCCTGGGCATTGTTCAACAGCCAGGTGCCGTTCAACGGGTTGCCGCCAAAGGCCGGGTTGACCGGGGTGTACACCAGCTCGGTGGCCTGGGCAGCACAAGCGCTGGCCAGCAGGCAGGCGGCAATGCAACGTGGAATGCGGTGGTTCATAGCTCGTCCCTCTCCAAGTCGGTGGTGTCCTGTAGCAGGCGTTGCAGCTTGCGTTGAATGATTTGCTGCTTGACCAGGTCGGCGGCTGCCACGGCCTCGTCTTTGAGCTCGGTGGTGTTTGGTGGCAGGAAGCGGCGGTACATCACCTCACGCTCGAACTCCACGGTGACCAGGCTGCCCCAGCGGGCATCCGGGCGTTCGCGTACCACCAGGTTGAAGTCCAGGCGGCTGGTGGCACGCAGGCGGTCGGCGAAGTAGTAGTAAAAGTCGTGGCCGATGTGCGAAATGGTGTTATCAACGATAAAACCCTGCATCTCGTCTTCAACACCCGCCTTGGCCGAAGTGGTCACCCCCGCCATCAGCAGCAGGCACAGGCACAACGCAGCCAGGCGGCTCATGGCGTATCTCCCGGGCCTGCATGCGTCTGCACGCCGCCTGCACTTTCGGTAAACGCCTGCTCGGCAACAAACTGCCAGTCGCTGTAGTGCTCCAGGCCCTCGAAGCCGCTCCATTCGGCGCTGAAGCCACTGCGCTTGAACGGGGTGTCGTCCGAGCGGCTGTGCACGCCGGTGATGCGGCCGTCGATCGAGCGCAGCAGGCCCCACTCGTCGCTGTTGGTGAGGGGGTCGGGGTACAGCCTGCGAATGTGCCGCTTGGCCTTTGGAAAGCGGTTGTCCTGCAGCAGGTCGGCCAGCTCCTGCGGGTACTGGGCCAGGCCCGGCGAGGCACGGTAGTAGCTGCGCAGGGCCTGGGCGTACTGGCTGCCCACCCACAGCAACTGGCGCTCGCGATCACGCTGGGCGGCGCTGGCCCAGATCGTGCCAGTGGCGGCCAGGGCCACACTGCTGACCGCAATCAGCAGCAGCACGCCCAGGTAGGTGAAGCCGCGCTCGGCCTTACCATTCAGCGAAGAGGCTGCCATCACGCGCCCTCCCTGTGGCACCGCTTTTGATAT
It contains:
- a CDS encoding NAD(P)/FAD-dependent oxidoreductase, whose protein sequence is MPEPRIVVLGAGPAGAATAIGLRRLGYTVTVVSQWRRFAAVEGVSQRVLEGLRHAGLGGALNQAAMPATRQVHWNGQHLQMNQEFLLDRQRFDRALRDDLQRAGVSVVEGRVRDVVHEGCHQVCLEDSQVLIADFLVEARGRQAPLAADRLRGPETVSLLNVWQGSPGAPASAVESLEDGWAWMARLEDGRCYWQATLDAGGLPGKAGLADYCAARRASSALVAELFDERARVPAQVHARSSTAILAGECVGQDWIRVGDAAMAVDPLSGNGIFQSLSSALQAPVVINTLLRRPERAALARQFHQQRVEQLFLRFARIGRDFYGQEQGRAGQPFWARRQGWPDAQPLHQAADWQAVRVERRPVLRDGLVDAAEVVVTADQPLGVWHLQGVELAPVVREIRSGRPVEAVLSGLAGEQQRMVRRWLAEQGLV
- a CDS encoding peptidase S8, with translation MGTDVCVGIIDSGCSPEQASGLLGARRFWLEGGQLREGEMLPDQLGHGSAVLAGLRREAGPVPLLVAQVFGAQASTSALQVAAALLWLVESGATLINLSLGLQQDRPVLHQACAEALAAGVLLCASSPAQGGPVYPASYPGVIRVTGDARCAPGQWSWLGTRQADFGGYVGAGGRAGASLGCAALSGRIAALTREEPGMNRQQVHDWLRSNAAFTGPERRGASHA
- a CDS encoding ABC transporter ATP-binding protein encodes the protein MGRLFARLVDSSDPALLRQALAWLYGFVRPHRSAIGLLLGLSLGASLLALAQPWLVKTLIDEGLLAKDYQTLWHMAAIMIGAGLLGTVLAGVNRYLHTRLSGRILFALRDDLYRHLQQLSPTFYGRRRMGDILSRLDGDVAEIQRFAVDSLFSAVSAVIGLVGAVALMLMLSWQLSLLLALLVPIEVLWLRWMRRKVEREVRSLRERSADVSSFLVETLPAMKFIQAAGQQGREAGRLDQLGQGYMRQLLKVQVTEFFTQAIPGTLTSWCRACAFLVGGWWVIQGTWQLGALIAFSTYMGMAVGPVQSLLGLYVAVQRMAVSLGRVMELKREAVAVRPAANPQPVPDGPGELRLEALSFAHEGRQGAVLNNVQVCVPGGLKVAISGASGVGKSTLIDLLQRFYDPDAGRILLDGADLRDLDLAALRRRIAVVSQDIVLFRGTLAQNLAYGVPDASRAELERVVRLARLDSLVESLPLGLDGLLGERGQQLSGGQKQRIAIARAVLQAPAILVLDEATSAVDEATEREVIAAIDQLFAGRTRILISHRASTLADADLHLQLHDGQLQVLPQEVIKHGH
- a CDS encoding sigma-54-dependent Fis family transcriptional regulator, whose product is MARQLITNAHDPLHESRQARLKLASEGELPLGMLRDEIDASWRRSLGHGLDCLQGEQVGLGLEQGHDLRMLLERNRLLVDAVTPELDYLVARQGKAGIVILGDAQANVLAIEGQTHVLSREGLRDLHPGSCWSESLRGTNAIGTAVVEGRPTLINCGEHYLDRLSPFSCTSVPLRDPRGEVIGVLDITREGVMAQPQDSLSTLMLAAGNIESRMFGLCHPEKLVLAFHSRPQYLNSAWHGLLALSLDGEVLAANDSACQLLQVPRHELVGRRSTDLLGERSPAFIARLWQGGVSSVQTAKGEFFFRALQLPRHGRVNGSTPASKPTLGKQSPALDALAGADPRLARNLRMARQGLGNGLPVLLLGETGTGKEVVARALHQASPRADKAFVAVNCAAIPEGLIESELFGYREGAFTGSRRGGMVGRLMQAHGGTLFLDEIGDMPLALQARLLRVLQERRVAPLGAGDEQDIDVALICATHRDLKRLVQEQHFREDLYYRVNGVSLRLPALRERDDLAEIIQGLLDKAGARGITLDPALATLLEGFDWPGNIRQLEMVVRTALAMREDGEQVLTLDHLTDCLLDELASGTAPSGSLKDNELELIRGALARHQGNVSAAAEALGISRATLYRKLKQLRG
- a CDS encoding IS110 family transposase, whose product is MASFLGIDVSSLSLDALVRPQGIKISVRNDPAGFEELVKSLRGLSIKRVLLEFTGGYERDVMRFLQDASYKVIRVNPKRARSFADSLGIKAKTDAIDAAVLAHFAEVIPDKPTLKTSPERALLRELLQQRDRLVQQRDDDRRRLKQAQSAMVAIFLKTNLQHFASQIKLVEQAIKRQATVLNDERIAKLDEVKGIGMVTATKLVALLPELEHVESREIASLVGVAPFNHDSGKSVGKRFISGGRFEVRRALYMACLVAV
- a CDS encoding RHS repeat-associated core domain-containing protein produces the protein MRKVINMVVSNKLRQYSAYSVYGYCSNRLGLLNFNGERIDQVSGFYILGNGYRAFSASLMRFNSPDNVSPFSVGGINAYVYCLGDPVNFQDPEGHSRIGRFFAGLFRCSRKASPSLSLASPAKRPTTVPEGYSLIGYHGGALEHKDSLEAGLSSKFSGSASGQALMGEGFYFAHKFQLAAKSAGFAEARGLTPHVYGVYAEKREFLMFRKGFDNGYGRIGNAMMVDSRLFGKVVVRAEIEMPIIRRDSFFRQEARDKERGW
- a CDS encoding CsgG/HfaB family protein; translated protein: MKRLLSTLLILTALGLQTGCSLREPMSAEQDSETPTLTPRASTYYDLINMPRPKGRLMAVVYGFRDQTGQYKPTPASSFSTSVTQGAASMLMDALSASGWFVVLEREGLQNLLTERKIIRASQKKPDVAENIMGELPPLQAANLMLEGGIIAYDTNVRSGGEGARYLGIDISREYRVDQVTVNLRAVDVRTGQVLANVMTSKTIYSVGRSAGVFKFIEFKKLLEAEVGYTTNEPAQLCVLSAIESAVGHLLAQGIERRLWQVAGDAGEGKATVDKYLSQNQQP